From Gloeocapsa sp. PCC 73106, one genomic window encodes:
- a CDS encoding DUF3082 domain-containing protein has protein sequence MNQKVTPIQCLVGASVSGPLAIAIFYLMRAIATTFATKPITFTNPVSIQLAIAVRTLVVGVTALGTGVFSMVTIGLILLALQLIIQKFTLKQP, from the coding sequence TAACCCCAATACAATGTTTAGTGGGAGCGAGTGTATCAGGACCTTTGGCGATCGCTATTTTTTATCTCATGCGGGCAATCGCTACGACTTTTGCGACTAAACCTATTACCTTTACTAATCCAGTTAGTATCCAGTTAGCGATCGCGGTACGTACTCTAGTAGTGGGTGTTACTGCTTTAGGTACAGGAGTATTTAGCATGGTCACCATTGGTCTAATTTTACTAGCATTACAGTTAATCATTCAAAAATTTACCTTAAAACAACCATGA